One Setaria italica strain Yugu1 chromosome I, Setaria_italica_v2.0, whole genome shotgun sequence DNA window includes the following coding sequences:
- the LOC101774237 gene encoding lysine histidine transporter 2, which translates to MAALSAPDLLEEYVEKVEERKQEERLRDARLDDWLPITSSRTAKWYYSAFHNVTAMVGAGVLGLPFAMSQLGWSAGTVAIVGSFGVTLYTLWQMVEMHEMVPGKRFDRYHELGQHAFGKRLGLWIIVPQQLIVEVGTDVVYMVTGGQSLKKVYDLVCAGRCKDIRLAFWIMAFAAVQLPLSQFPNFNSISAVSAAAALMSLTYSMIAFFASAFKGAHAGAAADYALRAPTTAGKVFGVLNALGAVAFAYAGHNVVLEIQATIPSTPEKPSKKPMWRGVIVAYAIVGLCYFAVAFAGYYAFGNTVDPNVLISLEKPRWLVAAANLMVAVHVVGSYQVFAMPVFDMMETVLVKKHRFTPGIGLRLVARSAYVLATMFVGMTFPFFDGLLGFFGGFGFAPTTYFIPCIIWLMLKKPKKYGFTWFFNIFCILIGVLLMIASPIGGMRQIIHDVNSFKFYS; encoded by the coding sequence ATGGCGGCGTTGTCGGCGCCGGACCTGTTGGAGGAGTACGTGGAGAAGGTGGAGGAGCGGAAGCAGGAGGAGCGGCTCCGCGACGCGCGCCTCGACGACTGGCTCCCCATCACCTCCTCCCGCACGGCCAAGTGGTACTACTCGGCCTTCCACAACGTGACGGCCATGGTGGGCGCCGGAGTTCTGGGGCTCCCCTTCGCCATGTCGCAGCTCGGGTGGTCCGCCGGGACGGTCGCCATCGTGGGCTCCTTCGGCGTCACGCTCTACACGCTGTGGCAGATGGTGGAGATGCACGAGATGGTCCCCGGCAAGCGCTTCGACCGGTACCACGAGCTCGGGCAGCACGCGTTCGGGAAGCGCCTCGGGCTCTGGATCATCGTGCCGCAGCAGCTCATCGTCGAGGTCGGCACCGACGTCGTCTACATGGTCACCGGCGGCCAGTCGCTCAAGAAGGTGTACGACCTCGTCTGCGCCGGCCGGTGCAAGGACATCCGCCTCGCCTTCTGGATCATGGCGTTcgccgccgtccagctcccGCTCTCGCAGTTCCCAAACTTCAACTCCATctccgccgtctccgccgccgccgctctcatGTCGCTCACCTACTCCATGATCGCCTTCTTCGCCTCCGCCTTCAAGGGCGCCcacgccggcgctgccgccgacTACGCGCTCAGGGCGCCCACCACCGCCGGCAAGGTGTTCGGCGTGCTCAACGCGCTCGGCGCCGTCGCGTTCGCCTACGCAGGCCACAACGTCGTGCTGGAGATCCAGGCCACGATCCCGTCCACGCCGGAGAAGCCGTCGAAGAAGCCCATGTGGCGCGGGGTCATCGTCGCATACGCCATCGTCGGGCTCTGCTACTTCGCCGTCGCCTTCGCCGGCTACTACGCCTTCGGCAACACCGTCGACCCCAACGTGCTCATCTCCCTCGAGAAGCCGCGGTGGCTCGTCGCGGCGGCGAACCTCATGGTTGCCGTCCACGTCGTCGGCAGCTACCAGGTGTTCGCCATGCCAGTGTTCGACATGATGGAGACGGTGCTGGTGAAGAAGCACCGGTTCACGCCGGGGATCGGGCTTCGCCTCGTCGCGCGCTCCGCCTACGTCCTCGCCACCATGTTCGTCGGCATGACCTTTCCCTTCTTCGACGGCCTGCTGGGGTTCTTCGGTGGGTTCGGATTCGCGCCGACGACATACTTCATCCCCTGCATCATCTGGCTGATGCTCAAGAAGCCCAAGAAGTACGGGTTCACATGGTTCTTCAACATCTTCTGCATCCTGATCGGGGTGCTCTTGATGATCGCCTCCCCCATCGGAGGCATGAGGCAGATCATCCATGACGTAAATAGCTTCAAGTTCTACAGTTAG